The following are from one region of the Hymenobacter sp. YIM 151858-1 genome:
- a CDS encoding energy transducer TonB yields the protein MMDNAQLARASFEDIVFEGRNKAYGAYVLRKLYNKHVTRAFLVATILFALFVCAPLIARLLTPKEEVIEKPKKETEIVLEAPPLDQQAPPPPPPPPTAPPPPPPKLSTIKFTPPVVKRDEEVKKVEEIPDQEELEDKVVATATVKGNTDNPLDLSGLGDEGNKVVEEVVEQKVYTYVEQMPTPPGGMEGLMQYLGKNIKYPPLALRNQVEGKVFVNFVVGQNGEISNVTVTKGIGAGCDEEAVRVIKGMPAWTPGKQNGRAVSVSYTVPVTFTIK from the coding sequence ATGATGGATAACGCCCAACTTGCCCGGGCTTCCTTCGAAGACATCGTCTTTGAAGGCCGTAATAAAGCCTACGGAGCGTACGTACTGCGCAAGCTGTACAACAAGCACGTAACGCGGGCTTTCCTGGTGGCCACAATCCTCTTCGCGTTGTTCGTGTGTGCGCCGCTCATCGCGCGCCTGCTCACGCCCAAAGAAGAAGTGATTGAGAAGCCCAAGAAGGAAACGGAAATCGTGCTCGAGGCTCCGCCCCTGGACCAACAGGCACCTCCCCCCCCTCCTCCGCCCCCAACGGCACCGCCCCCCCCTCCGCCCAAGCTCTCTACTATCAAATTCACTCCGCCCGTTGTTAAGCGCGACGAGGAAGTGAAGAAGGTTGAAGAGATTCCGGATCAGGAAGAACTGGAAGACAAAGTGGTGGCTACGGCAACCGTAAAAGGTAACACCGATAACCCCCTCGACCTAAGCGGCCTCGGCGACGAAGGCAACAAGGTTGTAGAAGAAGTAGTGGAGCAGAAGGTCTACACCTACGTAGAACAGATGCCCACCCCTCCCGGCGGCATGGAAGGCCTGATGCAATACCTCGGTAAAAACATCAAGTATCCGCCCCTGGCACTTCGCAACCAGGTTGAAGGCAAGGTGTTCGTGAACTTCGTAGTAGGCCAAAACGGCGAAATTTCCAACGTAACGGTGACGAAAGGCATCGGCGCTGGCTGCGACGAAGAAGCCGTACGCGTAATCAAAGGGATGCCTGCATGGACTCCTGGTAAGCAGAACGGCCGCGCCGTAAGCGTGTCCTACACCGTTCCGGTTACCTTCACCATCAAGTAA
- a CDS encoding ExbD/TolR family protein, translated as MAEIQQQADSGGKGGKKRAKKMSTKIDMTPMVDLAFLLLTFFMLTTTFAKPNVMQITMPVPPEPNDPEPLALKASEAFTVLLGEKNKVYYYEGLVDATSKPELQVTDFSSNGIRKTLLERRSRVPNTTVLIKPADNSNYKNMVDILDEMNITQQKKYALVDISKDDTDLIKSSGL; from the coding sequence ATGGCAGAAATACAACAACAAGCCGACTCCGGCGGAAAAGGCGGGAAGAAGCGGGCCAAGAAAATGTCGACCAAAATCGACATGACCCCGATGGTGGACTTGGCCTTCCTGCTGCTGACCTTCTTCATGCTGACCACCACGTTTGCTAAACCAAACGTGATGCAGATTACGATGCCGGTACCGCCGGAGCCGAACGACCCCGAGCCGCTCGCTCTGAAAGCTTCTGAAGCTTTCACGGTACTGCTAGGCGAGAAAAACAAGGTTTACTACTACGAGGGCCTGGTTGATGCAACCAGCAAGCCCGAGTTGCAGGTTACCGACTTTTCGAGCAACGGCATCCGTAAGACCCTGTTGGAGCGTCGGAGCCGCGTACCGAATACCACGGTGCTCATCAAGCCGGCTGATAACTCGAACTACAAAAACATGGTCGATATCCTCGACGAAATGAACATCACCCAGCAGAAGAAATACGCTCTGGTTGACATTTCGAAAGACGACACCGACCTGATCAAATCTTCTGGCCTATGA
- a CDS encoding ExbD/TolR family protein, translated as MPKVKPHRTSPSLDMTPMVDLAFLLVTFFMLTATPSEDVAVVVDTPSSTSEKQLPEKNVVQLTIDKDKRVFFSMSGQPIKIKTLDQIAGKYNLTFTPAQKQRFAALPDFGVPVQQLPAYLSLSTEDRKAYKQPGIPYDSLNNQMIEWVMAARTVSVGQFQQAPYIAIKGDGQADVPTVKDVIESLQEKKLNRFYLITDLEMQPVASK; from the coding sequence ATGCCTAAAGTAAAACCACACAGAACGTCGCCGTCGCTGGACATGACCCCGATGGTGGACTTGGCCTTCTTGCTGGTAACTTTCTTCATGCTTACCGCTACGCCGTCGGAAGACGTAGCCGTGGTGGTAGACACCCCTTCGTCCACATCGGAAAAGCAGTTGCCCGAGAAGAACGTTGTTCAGCTTACCATCGATAAGGATAAGCGCGTGTTCTTTTCCATGTCGGGTCAGCCCATCAAAATCAAGACGCTGGATCAGATTGCTGGTAAGTACAACCTTACCTTCACCCCAGCCCAAAAGCAGCGTTTCGCCGCTTTGCCCGATTTTGGTGTACCCGTACAGCAACTTCCCGCTTACCTCAGCCTGAGCACGGAAGACCGCAAAGCCTACAAGCAGCCCGGCATCCCGTACGACTCGCTCAACAATCAGATGATTGAATGGGTGATGGCTGCTCGCACGGTAAGCGTAGGTCAATTCCAGCAAGCGCCCTACATCGCCATCAAAGGCGACGGCCAGGCGGATGTGCCGACGGTGAAGGATGTTATCGAATCGCTGCAGGAAAAGAAGTTGAACCGTTTCTACCTCATCACCGACCTGGAAATGCAGCCGGTGGCTAGCAAATAA
- a CDS encoding MotA/TolQ/ExbB proton channel family protein, translating into MNKPAAPARPAAPAPKTGEAKGGSVFAAIVIPLALAVAIAIYKFVLGNPANFQGGNPANHPLPGNYLGIVYKGGFIVPVLMSMLIIVVTFSIERFLTISKAKGTKGVEGFVRSIRQKLNVNDITGAIAVCDQQKGSVANVVKAGLLKYQEMSRERGMDKDQKILAIQKEIEETTALELPMLEKNLVIISTLASVATLVGLLGTVFGMINAFAALANAGAPDAVGLANGISEALINTALGILTSAIAIVMYNFFTSKIDELTYSIDEAGFSIIQTFASQHGEERVHGAA; encoded by the coding sequence ATGAACAAGCCTGCGGCTCCGGCTCGTCCCGCTGCACCTGCGCCGAAGACAGGCGAAGCGAAAGGCGGCTCTGTATTCGCTGCCATCGTAATTCCGCTGGCACTGGCAGTGGCTATTGCAATTTATAAGTTCGTACTGGGCAACCCTGCCAACTTCCAGGGCGGCAACCCGGCCAACCACCCCCTACCCGGCAACTACCTGGGCATTGTGTACAAAGGTGGTTTCATCGTACCGGTGCTGATGTCGATGTTGATCATCGTGGTTACCTTCTCGATCGAGCGTTTCCTCACCATCAGCAAAGCCAAAGGCACTAAAGGCGTTGAAGGCTTCGTGCGTTCGATTCGTCAGAAGCTGAACGTGAACGACATCACCGGCGCCATCGCCGTTTGCGACCAGCAGAAAGGCTCGGTAGCCAACGTAGTTAAAGCTGGCCTGCTGAAGTACCAGGAGATGTCGCGCGAGCGTGGCATGGACAAAGACCAGAAGATCCTGGCTATCCAGAAGGAAATCGAAGAAACCACCGCTCTGGAGCTGCCCATGCTCGAGAAGAACCTGGTAATCATCTCGACCCTTGCTTCGGTTGCTACGCTGGTTGGTCTGCTCGGTACCGTATTCGGTATGATCAACGCATTCGCCGCTCTGGCTAACGCCGGTGCTCCGGATGCAGTAGGTCTGGCTAACGGTATTTCGGAAGCTCTTATCAACACCGCCCTGGGTATCTTGACGTCGGCCATTGCTATCGTGATGTACAACTTCTTCACGAGCAAGATCGACGAACTGACCTACAGCATCGACGAAGCTGGTTTCAGCATCATCCAAACCTTTGCTTCGCAGCACGGTGAGGAACGCGTACACGGCGCTGCGTAA
- the mazG gene encoding nucleoside triphosphate pyrophosphohydrolase — MDYNTPARRPEQLAAFGRLLDVLDRLRAECPWDRKQTMQTLRHLTIEETYELADAILRDDLPDVQKELGDVMLHLIFYAKIASEQGRFDIADVLNAQCEKLIHRHPHIYGEVQADTEEEVKRNWEQLKLKEKGNNSVLGGVPVSLPALVKAMRIQEKARGAGFDWEHKEQVWAKVQEELAEFGAEFRDGEVQDQARATAEFGDLLFSLVNFARFAGINPEEALEQTNRKFIHRFQYLETAVARTGRPLSELTLAEMDRYWEEAKHLPSDDAQSATEK; from the coding sequence ATGGATTATAATACCCCTGCCCGCCGACCCGAGCAGCTGGCGGCTTTTGGACGTTTGCTGGATGTGCTGGACCGCTTACGCGCCGAGTGCCCCTGGGACCGGAAGCAAACCATGCAAACGCTCCGCCACCTCACCATCGAGGAAACCTACGAGCTGGCCGACGCCATTTTGCGCGACGATTTGCCGGATGTGCAGAAGGAGTTGGGCGACGTGATGCTGCACCTGATTTTCTACGCCAAGATTGCCAGCGAACAGGGCCGTTTCGACATTGCCGACGTGCTCAATGCCCAGTGCGAAAAGCTTATTCACCGCCATCCGCACATCTACGGCGAGGTGCAGGCCGATACCGAAGAGGAGGTGAAGCGCAATTGGGAGCAGCTGAAACTCAAGGAGAAAGGGAACAATTCTGTACTCGGCGGCGTACCTGTATCACTCCCGGCGCTGGTAAAAGCCATGCGCATTCAGGAGAAAGCCCGTGGTGCTGGTTTCGACTGGGAGCACAAGGAGCAAGTGTGGGCCAAAGTGCAGGAGGAGCTGGCTGAATTTGGTGCGGAGTTCCGCGACGGGGAAGTGCAGGATCAGGCCCGGGCCACCGCGGAGTTCGGCGATTTATTGTTTTCTCTCGTAAACTTCGCTCGGTTCGCTGGTATCAACCCCGAAGAAGCTCTGGAACAAACGAATCGCAAGTTCATCCACCGATTTCAATACCTTGAAACCGCAGTAGCACGCACTGGTCGTCCGCTTTCGGAGCTGACGTTGGCCGAGATGGATCGTTACTGGGAGGAAGCCAAGCACTTGCCTTCTGATGACGCTCAGTCAGCAACCGAGAAATAG
- the glmM gene encoding phosphoglucosamine mutase, which produces MALIKSISGIRGTIGGAAGEALTPIDVVKFTAAFGTWVLNQTQNRTIVVGRDARISGDMVNKLVIGTLQGLGINVIDLGLSTTPTVEMAVPARQAGGGIILTASHNPKQWNALKLLNDKGEFISDADGKLVLEIAEQEAFDFAQVNDLGQVTTDTEALQKHIEAILALPLVDVEAVRAKNFRVAVDAVNSSGGFAVPMLLEALGVQKIEKLFCEPTGDFAHNPEPLPENLRDISRVMEKGNFDLGIVVDPDVDRLALVSEDGSMFGEEYTLVAVADYVLQQQGGGNTVSNLSSTRALRDVTEKHGGAYAAAAVGEVNVVTMMKQTNAVIGGEGNGGIIYPELHYGRDALVGIALFLTHLAKSGKTMTALRASYPNYFISKNKIELTPEINTDQVLVQMQERYAKQPINTIDGVKIEFDKEWVHLRKSNTEPIIRIYAESESNATADHLANKIIGDIKEIISAKG; this is translated from the coding sequence GTGGCACTAATCAAATCCATCTCGGGCATTCGGGGCACCATTGGCGGCGCGGCGGGAGAGGCACTCACCCCCATCGACGTGGTAAAATTCACGGCCGCTTTCGGCACGTGGGTGCTCAACCAAACCCAAAACCGCACCATCGTAGTAGGGCGCGACGCGCGCATCTCCGGCGACATGGTTAATAAGCTGGTCATCGGAACCCTGCAGGGTCTTGGCATCAACGTCATCGACCTAGGGCTTTCGACGACGCCCACCGTAGAAATGGCCGTGCCTGCTCGCCAAGCCGGCGGTGGCATTATCCTGACGGCCTCGCACAACCCCAAGCAGTGGAACGCGCTGAAGCTGCTGAACGACAAAGGCGAGTTTATCTCGGATGCCGACGGCAAGCTGGTGCTCGAAATAGCCGAGCAGGAGGCCTTCGACTTTGCCCAGGTAAACGACCTAGGCCAGGTAACTACTGATACCGAAGCGCTGCAGAAGCACATCGAAGCCATTCTGGCTTTGCCCTTGGTGGATGTAGAGGCTGTTCGGGCCAAGAATTTCCGGGTGGCGGTTGATGCCGTCAACTCGTCGGGCGGCTTTGCCGTGCCGATGCTGCTGGAGGCCCTGGGTGTACAAAAGATCGAGAAGCTCTTCTGCGAGCCAACCGGCGACTTCGCTCACAACCCCGAGCCGCTGCCCGAAAACCTGCGCGACATTTCGCGGGTGATGGAGAAGGGCAACTTCGACCTGGGCATTGTGGTTGACCCCGACGTTGACCGCCTGGCCCTCGTAAGCGAAGACGGCTCGATGTTCGGCGAGGAATACACCCTGGTAGCCGTAGCCGATTACGTGCTGCAGCAGCAGGGCGGCGGCAACACCGTAAGCAACCTAAGCAGCACCCGCGCCCTGCGCGACGTAACCGAGAAGCACGGCGGCGCTTACGCCGCTGCCGCGGTAGGCGAGGTGAACGTGGTAACCATGATGAAGCAGACCAACGCTGTGATTGGCGGCGAAGGCAACGGCGGCATCATTTACCCCGAGCTGCACTACGGCCGCGATGCGCTGGTGGGCATTGCCTTGTTCCTGACGCACCTCGCGAAATCGGGCAAAACCATGACGGCCCTGCGCGCCTCGTACCCGAACTACTTCATCTCGAAAAACAAGATCGAACTGACGCCCGAAATCAACACCGACCAAGTGCTGGTGCAGATGCAGGAACGCTATGCCAAGCAGCCCATCAACACCATCGATGGCGTGAAGATCGAGTTCGACAAGGAGTGGGTGCACCTGCGCAAATCGAACACCGAGCCAATCATCCGCATCTACGCCGAGTCGGAATCGAACGCTACGGCCGACCATCTGGCCAACAAAATCATCGGCGACATCAAGGAGATTATCTCGGCGAAAGGCTAA
- a CDS encoding cysteine desulfurase family protein: MTPIHTQPSVYFDNAATTPLDPEVLDAMLPFMREHFGNPSSIHGHGRKVRAALENARKTIAHLINAAPAEISFTSGGTEADNCAAFGSIRTFGLKHAITSKLEHHAVLHTLQALEKSGEIELSYVRFDERGRLDLGHLEELLGTHTRSFVSLMHGNNEIGNLNDIQAIGALCQQHGAIFHTDTVQTMGHYRHDVRQLGVHFLVGSAHKFHGPKGAGFLYTNSEVQVQPLIHGGSQERNQRAGTENVYGVVGLAKALEIAYRDMEAHHRHVQALKDRFIAKLRAEIEDVQFNGLSAEADQSLYTVLSVSLPPSDLNEMLLFNLDINHVSASGGSACTSGSNIGSHVLTALGCDPARGAVRFSMSKYNTADEVDYAVEQLAKMYRRIPA; this comes from the coding sequence ATGACGCCGATCCACACCCAGCCTTCGGTTTATTTCGACAACGCCGCTACCACCCCGCTCGACCCCGAGGTGCTCGATGCCATGCTGCCCTTTATGCGGGAGCATTTCGGCAACCCCAGCTCCATTCACGGGCACGGGCGCAAGGTGCGCGCCGCTTTGGAGAATGCCCGCAAAACCATTGCGCACCTGATCAACGCCGCGCCGGCCGAAATCAGCTTTACCTCGGGCGGCACCGAGGCCGATAACTGCGCGGCGTTCGGCTCCATCCGCACGTTTGGGCTGAAGCACGCCATTACCTCCAAGCTGGAGCACCACGCCGTGCTGCACACGCTGCAGGCGCTGGAGAAATCGGGCGAAATTGAGCTGAGCTACGTGCGCTTCGACGAGCGCGGCCGCCTCGACCTAGGGCACCTGGAGGAGCTGCTGGGCACGCACACCCGCTCGTTTGTGAGCCTGATGCACGGCAACAACGAAATCGGCAACCTCAACGACATTCAGGCCATTGGCGCGCTGTGCCAGCAGCACGGCGCCATCTTCCATACCGATACGGTGCAGACGATGGGCCACTACCGCCACGACGTGCGCCAGCTGGGGGTGCACTTTCTGGTGGGCTCGGCGCACAAGTTTCACGGGCCGAAGGGCGCGGGTTTCCTCTACACCAACTCCGAGGTGCAGGTGCAGCCGCTCATCCACGGCGGCTCGCAGGAGCGCAACCAGCGCGCCGGCACCGAAAACGTGTACGGCGTAGTGGGCCTGGCCAAGGCCTTGGAAATTGCCTACCGCGACATGGAGGCGCACCACCGCCACGTTCAGGCACTGAAGGACCGCTTTATTGCCAAGCTGCGCGCCGAAATCGAGGATGTGCAGTTCAACGGCCTGTCGGCCGAGGCCGACCAGAGCCTCTACACGGTGCTCAGCGTGAGCCTGCCGCCATCCGACCTGAACGAGATGCTGCTCTTCAACCTCGATATCAACCACGTATCGGCGTCGGGTGGCTCGGCTTGTACCAGCGGCTCCAACATCGGCTCGCACGTGCTCACGGCCCTCGGCTGCGATCCGGCCCGCGGGGCCGTGCGCTTCTCGATGAGCAAGTACAACACTGCCGACGAGGTAGATTACGCCGTAGAGCAACTCGCCAAAATGTACCGCCGCATACCGGCGTAA
- a CDS encoding peptidase domain-containing ABC transporter → MRKAVKIRQRDITDCGAACLASVAAHYKLLLPVARIRQYATTDQRGTNLVGMIKAANHLGFQAKGVKGTLESLSKIPLPAVAHVVLANQLHHYVVVYRVTKKHVQYMDPADGQLHRVALAQFKEQWTGVLLLLAPDTSFQPGDHKVSVLGRFWQLIRPHRSVMTQALFGAAMYTVLGLAMSVYVQKIVDHVLVDGNRNLLNLLSVGMLLLLLFQTFIGGMKSLLALQTGQQIDARLILGYYNHLLKLPQTFFDTMRVGEIISRVNDAVKIRAFVNDTALGLLVNLFTVVFSFGLMFTYDWKLAVLMLGILPLYGAIYWLQNRLNRRYQRRLMEQSAELESQLVESITAMGTIKRFGMESFAGERTENRFIALLRTVYFSGKHGIAGGAAAEFVSQLFRIGLLWVGSYYVLDHELTPGELLSFYAVIGYFTGPATSLIGANRTVQDALIAADRLFEIIDLERESHENKAELTPELTGDIQLRDVAFAYNTRGTVFRSLSLHIPKGAITGIVGESGSGKTTLLSLLQGLYPLNGGSITIGGLDIRHLQPESLRRVVSVVPQQIDLFSGSIVENIAVGDTEPDLHRIIAICRQLGILEFIEKLPYGFGTMLGERGAGLSGGQKQRLAIARALYRNPEILILDEATSALDTISEQYVQRTLQQFRDAGKTVLLIAHRLSTVMHADKIVVLGAGELLEEGTHDELLSAGGAYYALWQQLMPLPVQSVPASAR, encoded by the coding sequence ATGCGGAAGGCTGTTAAAATTCGGCAGCGCGACATTACGGATTGCGGGGCGGCTTGCCTGGCCTCCGTGGCCGCGCACTACAAGCTGCTGCTGCCGGTAGCGCGAATCCGGCAATACGCCACCACCGACCAGCGCGGCACCAACCTGGTGGGCATGATTAAGGCCGCCAACCACCTAGGGTTTCAGGCCAAAGGCGTGAAGGGCACCCTCGAAAGCCTCAGCAAAATACCGCTGCCGGCCGTGGCGCACGTGGTGCTGGCCAACCAGCTGCACCACTACGTGGTGGTGTACCGCGTTACGAAAAAGCACGTGCAGTACATGGACCCCGCCGACGGGCAGCTGCACCGCGTGGCACTGGCCCAGTTTAAGGAGCAGTGGACGGGCGTGCTGCTGCTGCTGGCGCCCGATACCTCCTTTCAGCCCGGCGACCATAAGGTGTCCGTCCTAGGTCGGTTTTGGCAGCTGATTCGGCCGCACCGCTCCGTGATGACGCAGGCCCTGTTTGGGGCGGCCATGTACACGGTGCTGGGCCTGGCCATGTCGGTGTACGTGCAGAAAATCGTCGACCATGTGCTGGTAGATGGCAACCGCAACCTGCTGAACCTGCTGAGCGTGGGCATGTTGCTCCTGCTGCTGTTCCAGACGTTTATCGGCGGCATGAAAAGCCTGCTGGCCCTGCAAACCGGCCAGCAGATTGATGCCCGGCTGATTCTGGGGTACTACAACCACCTGCTGAAGCTGCCGCAAACCTTCTTCGATACGATGCGGGTGGGCGAAATCATTTCGCGCGTGAACGACGCGGTGAAGATCCGGGCCTTCGTGAACGATACGGCCCTAGGTCTGCTGGTGAACCTCTTTACCGTGGTGTTCTCGTTCGGGCTGATGTTCACCTACGACTGGAAGCTGGCCGTGCTGATGCTGGGCATATTGCCGCTGTACGGCGCGATTTATTGGCTGCAAAACCGCCTGAACCGCCGCTACCAGCGCCGGCTGATGGAGCAAAGCGCCGAGCTGGAGTCGCAGCTCGTGGAGTCGATTACGGCCATGGGCACTATCAAGCGCTTCGGTATGGAAAGCTTTGCCGGCGAGCGAACCGAGAACCGCTTTATTGCCTTGCTGCGCACGGTGTATTTTTCGGGCAAGCACGGCATTGCGGGCGGCGCGGCCGCCGAGTTCGTGTCGCAGCTGTTCCGCATCGGGCTGCTGTGGGTGGGCTCGTACTACGTGCTCGACCACGAGCTGACGCCCGGTGAGCTGCTGTCGTTTTACGCCGTAATCGGGTACTTCACGGGGCCGGCCACCAGCCTCATCGGGGCCAACCGCACCGTGCAGGATGCCCTGATTGCTGCCGACCGCCTGTTCGAAATTATCGACCTAGAGCGCGAATCGCACGAGAACAAAGCCGAGCTGACACCCGAACTCACCGGCGACATTCAGCTGCGCGACGTGGCTTTTGCCTACAACACGCGCGGCACCGTGTTCCGCAGCCTGTCGTTGCACATCCCCAAGGGCGCCATCACGGGTATCGTGGGCGAAAGCGGCTCGGGCAAAACCACGCTGCTGTCGTTGCTACAGGGTTTGTATCCGCTCAACGGCGGCAGCATTACCATCGGCGGGCTCGATATCCGACACTTGCAGCCCGAAAGCCTGCGCCGGGTGGTGAGCGTGGTGCCGCAGCAAATTGATTTGTTTAGCGGCAGCATCGTCGAGAACATTGCCGTGGGCGACACCGAGCCCGACCTGCACCGCATCATTGCCATTTGCCGGCAGTTGGGCATTCTGGAGTTCATCGAGAAGCTGCCCTACGGCTTTGGCACCATGCTGGGCGAGCGGGGCGCCGGTCTTTCGGGCGGCCAGAAGCAGCGCCTGGCTATTGCCCGCGCCTTGTACCGCAACCCCGAAATCCTGATTCTGGACGAAGCCACCTCGGCCCTCGACACTATTTCGGAGCAGTACGTGCAGCGCACGCTGCAGCAGTTCCGCGACGCGGGCAAAACCGTGCTGCTGATTGCTCACCGCCTCAGCACCGTAATGCACGCCGACAAAATTGTGGTGCTCGGCGCCGGGGAGCTGCTGGAAGAAGGCACCCACGACGAGCTGCTGAGTGCCGGCGGAGCTTATTACGCGCTTTGGCAACAGCTCATGCCGCTGCCGGTACAATCGGTACCGGCTTCGGCCCGGTAA
- a CDS encoding HlyD family secretion protein — protein MEYLHQFSRTNRAIYLCSLAALLGAAVALPLVSFNVSTQASGTLRPLAEKTEIRPLVAGTITRQYVRENQAVRKGDTLLVLQSAAMQAQLDLNQRQQTEKEAFVKDLEVLVRGMAAPAGGLRTQLYGQQAAQFSYQQQLLRNQLSKSARELATSRRLYAERVIARIELEEKAFAYRKLLDEIRVQAATQRSQWQADLNTHRAQLAELRGQRQKLQQEQRLFALTAPVNGTVQQMAGKYAGSYVQAGELLGQISPDGALLAECYVSPKDIGYLRVGMPVRFQVDAFDYNQWGLVEGQVTDVARDFVLVNEQQPVFKVRCRLQRSYLELKNGYRGSLRKGMTVRGRFLLARRTLWQLLFDKADNWFNPTQNGAA, from the coding sequence ATGGAGTACCTGCACCAATTCAGCCGCACCAACCGGGCCATTTACTTGTGCTCGTTGGCGGCGCTGCTGGGTGCGGCAGTGGCCTTGCCACTGGTCAGCTTTAATGTATCGACGCAGGCCAGCGGCACCCTGCGCCCCTTGGCCGAGAAAACCGAGATACGCCCGTTGGTAGCTGGCACGATTACGCGCCAGTACGTGCGCGAAAACCAGGCCGTGCGCAAGGGCGATACGCTGCTGGTGCTGCAATCGGCGGCCATGCAGGCCCAACTCGACCTGAATCAGCGCCAACAAACCGAAAAGGAAGCTTTTGTAAAGGATTTGGAAGTGCTGGTGCGCGGCATGGCTGCGCCCGCCGGCGGGCTGCGCACGCAGCTCTACGGGCAGCAAGCGGCCCAATTCAGCTACCAACAGCAGCTGCTGCGCAATCAGTTAAGCAAAAGTGCCCGCGAGCTGGCCACCAGCCGCCGTTTGTATGCAGAGCGGGTAATTGCCCGCATCGAGCTCGAGGAAAAAGCTTTTGCCTACCGCAAGTTGCTCGACGAAATACGCGTGCAGGCGGCCACGCAACGCAGCCAGTGGCAAGCCGACCTGAACACGCACCGCGCCCAGCTGGCCGAGCTGCGCGGCCAACGCCAAAAGCTGCAGCAAGAGCAGCGCCTGTTTGCCCTGACGGCGCCGGTAAACGGCACCGTGCAGCAAATGGCCGGCAAATACGCGGGCAGCTACGTGCAGGCCGGCGAGCTGCTGGGCCAGATTTCGCCCGATGGAGCGCTGCTGGCCGAGTGCTACGTGTCGCCGAAGGACATAGGCTACCTGCGCGTGGGCATGCCGGTGCGCTTTCAGGTGGATGCGTTCGACTACAACCAGTGGGGCCTGGTGGAAGGCCAGGTAACCGACGTGGCCCGCGACTTTGTGCTCGTGAACGAGCAGCAGCCGGTATTTAAGGTGCGCTGCCGCCTGCAGCGCTCCTACCTGGAGCTGAAGAACGGCTACCGCGGCTCGTTGCGCAAAGGCATGACGGTACGCGGGCGCTTTTTGCTGGCCCGCCGCACGCTGTGGCAGTTGCTCTTCGACAAAGCCGACAACTGGTTTAACCCCACCCAAAACGGCGCGGCCTAG
- a CDS encoding class IIb bacteriocin, lactobin A/cerein 7B family — protein sequence MSLQLLTASDFSTVELSDEEILETEGGVFLAPFLAIGAAAAAGVAIYEAGKAAGEFIYYATHKK from the coding sequence ATGAGCCTGCAACTACTCACCGCTTCCGATTTCAGCACGGTTGAGCTGTCGGATGAAGAAATCCTGGAAACCGAAGGTGGTGTCTTTCTGGCCCCCTTCCTGGCTATTGGGGCCGCCGCTGCGGCGGGCGTAGCCATCTACGAAGCTGGCAAAGCCGCCGGTGAATTCATCTACTACGCCACGCATAAAAAGTAA
- a CDS encoding class IIb bacteriocin, lactobin A/cerein 7B family produces MNKTLDLNNCNVAEMSIQELEMVDGGLFPLVIGGYVITAKAAGWAAAGLAATGIFAAGVYSGYQDAAK; encoded by the coding sequence ATGAACAAGACTCTCGACCTGAACAACTGCAACGTAGCCGAAATGAGCATCCAGGAGCTCGAAATGGTTGACGGCGGCCTGTTTCCGCTCGTAATCGGCGGCTATGTAATTACCGCTAAGGCTGCTGGCTGGGCTGCTGCTGGCCTTGCTGCCACGGGCATCTTCGCGGCTGGCGTGTACAGCGGCTACCAGGATGCCGCTAAATAA
- a CDS encoding helix-turn-helix transcriptional regulator: protein MSAAFQPPSPETASLHRLLEACHALSQHTDQHLLGLLSKHASADTQTALREQLPTLRHLVRSGAHLREQLQQGQQAWAQAPSKPQPGAELPTQPEPLSAREGEVLRLLAKGYTQQQIADALFISPTTVNNHYARIRQKLGLKGRNSLISFAVTHFLNNHSMDL from the coding sequence ATGTCCGCCGCTTTTCAGCCACCCTCGCCCGAAACAGCCAGCCTACACCGCCTCCTCGAAGCTTGCCACGCGCTTAGCCAGCACACCGACCAGCACCTGCTTGGCCTGCTAAGCAAACACGCCTCCGCCGACACCCAAACCGCCCTCCGCGAACAGTTGCCCACGCTGCGCCACCTCGTGCGCAGTGGCGCGCACCTGCGCGAGCAGTTGCAGCAAGGCCAACAAGCTTGGGCCCAAGCCCCCAGCAAACCCCAACCCGGGGCCGAACTACCCACGCAGCCCGAGCCCCTGAGCGCGCGTGAGGGCGAAGTATTGCGCTTGTTAGCCAAAGGCTATACCCAACAACAAATTGCCGATGCGCTTTTTATTAGCCCCACCACGGTTAATAATCACTACGCCCGCATCAGGCAAAAGCTGGGCCTCAAAGGGCGTAATTCACTGATATCTTTTGCCGTAACGCATTTTCTTAATAACCACTCAATGGATTTGTAA